The window TTGAAAAATGTTGTACGGTAATTCTTTGGTCTGTAACCATGATACTGGGTGTCTTATTGCaataattttcaataaaaactatTGAAACAGAAGAGAAAAATCATAGGTATAAGTTGACCCTTTCCGGCTGAGTTCTGCCACTTCCGATCCTTAAAGTTTAGTTCTGGTCAGGGCATGCACATGTGCCGCCAGCACAGAAATTCCACCGCCATGAGGTAGAAGCTGAATGCTGGACCTGAAATCAGACCTCTTGCTGTAATTCGGGTTCCAGGAATCCAAACCGGCAATGTTTGGCATGGACCTGAACATTGCGGGACGTGTCCACTGATCCCTAATCACCATCTTAACAATATGGTATGGAGACGGGGAAAGTCTATGTTTTGTCCATGCTTTTAACACACTTTCATGTTATTTTCCAAAATTCCAGAAATCTACAAACTTGCGTGCCTACAGGAGGTAAAAAACTTTCTCCTCATCGCCTCTTTAACATCCTTGTTCTTTAGGCTATAGATCAGCGGATTGAGCATGGGGACAACAGCTGTGTTGAACAAAGCAAAAAGTTTCTTCAAGCTCAAGCTGCTAATGGAGTTTGGAGCAAGATATTGATTCGCTAGTGTAGTATACAGTAACACAACAACCGCGAGATGTGAGGAACACGTGTAGAAGGCTTTACGTCGGCCAGAGCTGGTATGAATCTTCAATATGGCGACAATGATGAAGATATAAGGCACGAAGGTTAAGACAAATGGAGCAATGGTTAGAAGGAAGAGGCCTTGGATGAAGAACAACTTTTCCAAAACAGAGGTGTCACTACATGTCATTTTCATCATAGGGACTATGTCACAGAAAAAGTGATCAATTTCGATTGACGTGTAGCATTCATAACTAGAGAGTATCCCAACAAGGGAAATTGTTTGTGCGAAACCCAACACCCAGCAAAATGAAGCCAAAAAACCACATACCCTTTGGTTCATGGTCATATGGTAGTTCAGGGGTTTACAGACTGCGACATATCGGTCAAAGCTCATGACTGTTAATATAAACAACTCATGACCAGCCAAGGAACCAAACATATACGTCTGTACCATACACTCAGTTACGGAGATGGTTTTATTTCCTGTAAGGAAGCTTAGAAGTATTCTATGAAGAGTGATGGTGGAGCAACAGATGTCCACGACTGATAGGTTGCCTA is drawn from Engystomops pustulosus chromosome 9, aEngPut4.maternal, whole genome shotgun sequence and contains these coding sequences:
- the LOC140077593 gene encoding olfactory receptor 8A1-like — encoded protein: MNSSQTAVKYFIVKGISDVPEMQVPIFILVLAIYLITLGGNLTILLLICLDHHLHNPMYFFLGNLSVVDICCSTITLHRILLSFLTGNKTISVTECMVQTYMFGSLAGHELFILTVMSFDRYVAVCKPLNYHMTMNQRVCGFLASFCWVLGFAQTISLVGILSSYECYTSIEIDHFFCDIVPMMKMTCSDTSVLEKLFFIQGLFLLTIAPFVLTFVPYIFIIVAILKIHTSSGRRKAFYTCSSHLAVVVLLYTTLANQYLAPNSISSLSLKKLFALFNTAVVPMLNPLIYSLKNKDVKEAMRRKFFTSCRHASL